The following proteins are encoded in a genomic region of Haloarcula salinisoli:
- a CDS encoding DUF4330 family protein: MLLSTNAGGVIDDEGKIFGVINVVDALVVLLVLAVAVAGAGLVLSGGNQTDAGPETGTAFVTLDLGTQPDYIVTALNEGDTVSPTKGSNLTITDLHLAPQGGQTRVIAQVRLQGMDRNDSIDYAGAPPRLGRTLRMNTSQYDLKGQISDISGESSLDTSTTTVVLRQTVSADTASAVTPGDEINVGGRTAATIEDVAVYPTANANKRRVLVEANVSSYTQQDSRRFGGTNIRTGQRMTLPTEEYTINGRIEHVDTSLQSRALTNRTVTLELSEVSEETANAIRPGQTEQAGTVPTASVTAVEREPTPIIATAQDGTIVVNDHPTLRDVTLTTELRVSETTGGVEFRGERIQYGSTVVLDLGPITVRTEVVDIGR; encoded by the coding sequence ATGCTCCTCTCTACGAACGCAGGTGGGGTCATCGACGACGAGGGGAAGATCTTCGGCGTCATCAACGTCGTCGATGCACTCGTCGTCCTGCTCGTTCTTGCAGTCGCTGTCGCAGGCGCCGGACTGGTACTCTCTGGTGGCAACCAGACTGACGCAGGCCCGGAGACAGGCACAGCGTTCGTCACGCTGGACCTCGGCACGCAACCGGATTACATCGTCACCGCGCTCAACGAAGGCGATACAGTGAGCCCGACCAAAGGGTCGAACCTGACGATTACTGACCTCCACCTCGCCCCGCAGGGAGGGCAGACACGTGTCATCGCCCAGGTCCGGCTCCAGGGCATGGACCGAAACGACAGTATCGACTACGCCGGGGCCCCGCCGCGTCTCGGTCGGACCCTGCGGATGAATACGTCACAGTACGACCTCAAGGGACAGATAAGCGACATCAGTGGCGAGTCGAGCCTCGACACCAGTACCACGACAGTCGTTCTCCGACAGACGGTTTCGGCAGACACTGCGAGCGCGGTCACGCCCGGTGATGAAATCAACGTCGGCGGCCGCACCGCTGCAACCATCGAAGACGTGGCGGTGTACCCGACGGCAAACGCGAACAAGCGCCGGGTCCTCGTCGAAGCCAACGTGTCCAGTTACACCCAGCAGGACAGCCGTCGCTTCGGTGGGACAAATATCAGAACCGGCCAGCGGATGACGCTGCCGACGGAGGAGTACACTATCAACGGCCGCATCGAACACGTCGATACCAGTCTCCAGAGCAGGGCCCTAACCAACCGAACGGTAACACTCGAGCTGTCGGAAGTGTCCGAGGAGACCGCGAACGCTATTCGGCCGGGCCAGACCGAGCAGGCGGGGACCGTCCCGACGGCGTCCGTGACAGCCGTCGAAAGGGAGCCGACACCGATTATCGCGACTGCCCAGGACGGGACGATCGTCGTCAACGACCACCCGACGCTGCGTGACGTCACGCTCACGACCGAGCTCAGAGTCAGCGAGACGACGGGCGGCGTCGAGTTCAGAGGGGAGCGGATACAGTACGGCTCGACGGTCGTGCTCGACCTCGGTCCGATCACTGTGCGGACGGAAGTCGTCGACATCGGGCGATGA
- a CDS encoding Cdc6/Cdc18 family protein, with protein sequence MTESGDFDDIFKTGSIFANRELVRIGHVPKLDRVVGRDQEVNAIGQALGPATMGGPPETTIVYGKTGTGKSLVTRCVTREGHREARTNEVVFQYAYVDCSDYQTEAKASREMARGLANNLDANIDIPRIGIAAADYRDITWDLLENYSVDAFVVILDEIDKLDDDELLRSLSRARESGKASTHIGAICISNKIEFRERLNERIDSSLQDNELVFDPYDAGQLREILLNRTDAFEPDVLDEDVIPKIAALSAKEHGDARKAIDTLYEAGRLAEKQDTETVTIEHVNDAVQQAEINRFEKLIEGTTPHVKHILHALALLTADNPAEEVFRTHRIYTLYVKLAEREGADPLSEDRVYRLLKEQSFLGVTESNHTGGGQSEGSYLEHRLLRDPEIVTRALRQSNGD encoded by the coding sequence ATGACCGAATCTGGCGACTTCGACGACATATTTAAAACAGGGTCTATTTTTGCTAATCGGGAACTGGTACGTATCGGCCACGTCCCGAAACTGGATCGTGTTGTGGGTCGTGACCAAGAAGTGAACGCAATTGGCCAAGCGTTAGGACCAGCGACGATGGGTGGCCCGCCAGAAACGACAATCGTGTATGGCAAGACTGGAACAGGAAAGTCACTCGTTACCAGGTGTGTCACGCGAGAGGGTCACAGAGAGGCACGAACAAACGAAGTCGTATTTCAGTACGCCTATGTGGACTGTTCTGATTATCAGACAGAAGCGAAGGCAAGCCGTGAAATGGCCCGTGGTCTCGCGAACAATCTCGATGCGAATATAGACATTCCGCGGATTGGAATCGCCGCAGCTGATTATCGAGATATCACGTGGGACCTTCTCGAGAACTACAGTGTGGACGCTTTTGTCGTTATCCTCGACGAAATCGATAAATTAGACGATGACGAGCTTCTCAGGAGTCTTTCCCGAGCACGGGAGAGTGGAAAAGCCAGCACGCATATCGGTGCAATCTGTATCAGCAACAAGATCGAGTTCCGTGAACGGTTGAACGAGCGCATCGATTCCAGCCTTCAGGATAATGAACTAGTCTTTGATCCATATGATGCCGGGCAGCTTCGGGAAATTCTCCTGAATCGAACGGACGCGTTTGAGCCAGACGTACTAGATGAGGATGTCATACCAAAAATCGCCGCACTTTCCGCAAAAGAGCACGGTGACGCACGGAAAGCAATCGACACACTGTATGAAGCGGGCCGATTAGCGGAAAAGCAGGATACGGAGACGGTGACGATAGAACACGTCAACGATGCGGTCCAGCAAGCAGAGATAAATCGGTTTGAGAAGCTGATTGAAGGAACGACGCCGCACGTAAAACACATACTCCATGCGCTGGCGCTGCTCACCGCAGATAATCCAGCAGAAGAGGTTTTTCGAACGCATCGGATATACACGCTATACGTAAAACTCGCTGAACGTGAGGGGGCGGATCCCCTATCAGAGGACCGGGTCTATCGGCTTCTCAAGGAGCAGTCGTTCCTTGGAGTGACTGAGTCTAATCATACAGGGGGCGGGCAAAGCGAAGGGAGCTATCTGGAACACCGCCTCTTGCGAGACCCCGAAATTGTGACTCGGGCACTGAGACAATCAAACGGAGACTAG
- a CDS encoding sugar transferase, whose protein sequence is MQSGLRYRLTAVCGATLWVASAVVIANSPPVQMAVTAVPPLNNLQPTTFSNGQLLDQVIATVVVTLAVLWPLFKPRPRRILDTIALTHERVFVTAAVLATIGYFDWSSRLPRTTLVATILCLGIVLPVWFVVIRRRPSVSKRAIIVGDDTAVIEQLFESATVPILGVVAPSDIRSTDRPQQLADGGVTIQRPEELPRLGGLSRLDDVLVDHDIDTVLLAFAEPDREEFFGTLATCFEHGVQAKVHRDHATSVLVDDATGGEIVDTNLEPWDWQDYVLKRVFDVAFAGLALLCLAPVLTVIAAAIKLDSRGPVLYSQTRTAAFGETFKIYKFRSMVVNAEAKTGAKLSEEDAGDRDPRVTRVGRVLRRTHLDEIPQLWSILVGDMSVVGPRPERPELDADIETNVEEWRSRWFVKPGLTGMAQINDVTGHQPAEKIRYDIQYIRNQSFSFDLKIVVRQLYGVVVDVGALIKEKFRRQ, encoded by the coding sequence ATGCAGTCCGGGTTGCGGTACCGACTCACTGCTGTCTGCGGTGCGACACTATGGGTCGCCAGTGCAGTAGTCATCGCTAACTCTCCACCCGTTCAGATGGCAGTCACCGCGGTTCCACCGCTCAACAATCTACAACCAACTACGTTCTCGAACGGACAGTTGCTCGACCAGGTCATAGCGACAGTCGTCGTCACACTCGCCGTACTGTGGCCGCTGTTCAAACCACGGCCGCGGCGAATCCTGGATACGATAGCCCTGACACACGAGCGAGTGTTCGTCACGGCGGCAGTCCTCGCGACGATCGGCTACTTCGACTGGTCCTCACGGCTGCCCCGGACGACACTCGTAGCGACGATTCTGTGTCTCGGAATCGTGCTTCCGGTATGGTTCGTCGTCATCCGACGACGGCCCAGTGTTTCGAAACGAGCCATCATCGTCGGCGACGACACGGCGGTGATAGAACAGCTGTTCGAGAGTGCAACGGTCCCCATTCTCGGAGTCGTGGCACCGTCCGATATCCGGTCGACGGACCGGCCACAGCAACTCGCCGACGGTGGAGTAACAATACAGCGCCCGGAAGAGCTACCCCGACTGGGTGGTCTCTCACGTCTGGACGACGTGCTCGTCGACCACGACATCGACACAGTGCTTCTCGCGTTTGCAGAACCTGATCGAGAGGAATTCTTCGGCACGCTTGCGACCTGTTTCGAGCACGGCGTACAGGCAAAGGTACATCGTGACCACGCGACCAGCGTGCTCGTCGACGATGCGACCGGCGGGGAAATCGTCGACACCAACCTCGAACCGTGGGACTGGCAGGACTACGTTCTTAAACGCGTCTTCGACGTCGCCTTCGCCGGCCTCGCACTCCTGTGTCTGGCTCCGGTACTCACCGTCATCGCCGCGGCAATCAAGCTCGACTCCCGCGGTCCGGTACTGTACAGCCAGACCCGGACCGCCGCCTTCGGCGAGACATTCAAAATATACAAGTTCAGGAGTATGGTGGTCAACGCCGAGGCGAAGACAGGTGCAAAGCTCAGTGAGGAAGATGCAGGCGACAGAGACCCGAGAGTGACTCGGGTCGGTCGAGTACTCAGACGGACGCATCTCGATGAGATACCCCAACTCTGGTCGATCCTCGTCGGCGACATGAGCGTCGTCGGTCCACGTCCCGAGCGTCCGGAACTCGACGCAGACATCGAGACGAACGTCGAGGAGTGGCGAAGTCGATGGTTCGTGAAACCTGGTTTGACCGGGATGGCACAGATTAACGACGTGACGGGCCATCAGCCGGCTGAGAAGATTCGATACGATATCCAGTACATTCGAAATCAGTCGTTCAGTTTCGATCTGAAAATCGTCGTACGACAGCTCTACGGCGTCGTCGTCGACGTCGGCGCGCTCATCAAAGAGAAGTTCAGACGCCAGTAA
- a CDS encoding SDR family oxidoreductase — translation MHILVTGGAGFIGGHLAERFARDGHSVVVLDNFDPFYDLEIKQHNVETGREAAEDGGGSYELVEGDVRDADLVADLVSDADYVYHQAAQAGVRPSVENPRKYDAVNVDGTLNLLDACRDTGIERFVMASSSSVYGKPRYLPYDEEHPTTPVSPYGASKLSAERYACSYGEVYDFPVVALRYFTVYGPRMRPNMAISNFVSRCMNGEPPVIYGDGMQTRDFTFIDDIVEANVTLLEEDAADGRAVNIGSTDNIEIKTLAEEIRDQLAPELELEYAVRHDADSEHTHADTELAGELLGYEASHTIREGVGKFIDWYDANREWYEPLVRRS, via the coding sequence ATGCACATCCTCGTCACCGGCGGGGCGGGCTTCATCGGCGGTCACCTCGCCGAGCGGTTCGCTCGCGACGGGCACAGTGTCGTCGTCCTGGACAACTTCGACCCGTTCTACGACCTCGAAATAAAACAACACAACGTCGAGACCGGCCGCGAGGCCGCCGAAGATGGCGGCGGCAGCTACGAACTCGTGGAGGGTGATGTCCGTGACGCCGACCTCGTCGCCGACCTCGTGAGCGACGCCGACTACGTCTACCACCAGGCGGCTCAGGCCGGCGTGCGCCCGAGCGTCGAGAACCCCCGGAAGTACGACGCGGTCAACGTCGACGGAACCCTGAATCTGCTCGACGCCTGCCGTGACACCGGTATCGAACGGTTTGTCATGGCCTCCTCGTCGTCGGTGTACGGCAAACCCCGGTATCTCCCTTACGACGAAGAGCACCCGACGACGCCGGTCTCGCCCTACGGCGCCTCGAAGCTCTCGGCCGAACGGTACGCCTGCTCTTACGGCGAGGTGTACGACTTCCCCGTCGTTGCGCTGCGGTACTTTACCGTGTACGGCCCGCGGATGCGCCCCAACATGGCCATCTCCAATTTCGTCTCGCGGTGTATGAACGGGGAGCCGCCCGTGATATACGGGGACGGGATGCAGACACGGGATTTCACGTTCATCGACGATATCGTCGAGGCGAACGTGACGCTGCTGGAGGAGGATGCGGCCGACGGGCGAGCCGTCAACATCGGGTCGACGGACAACATCGAGATAAAGACGCTCGCCGAGGAGATTCGCGACCAGCTGGCCCCCGAACTGGAGCTCGAGTACGCCGTGCGCCACGACGCCGATTCCGAGCACACCCACGCCGATACCGAGCTGGCCGGGGAGCTGCTGGGGTACGAGGCCAGTCACACGATTCGGGAGGGTGTCGGGAAATTTATCGACTGGTACGACGCGAATCGGGAATGGTACGAGCCGTTAGTGAGACGCTCGTGA
- a CDS encoding metal-dependent hydrolase, whose product MWPWGHAAVGYLLCSLWIRSRYDRRPTAGIVLPLAVGTQFPDLVDKPLAWTFGVLPSGRAGAHSLLVAVPLLALLWWRVDGTTARRAWAGFAVGYLVHLATDGVYALLEGDVSGLTYLFWPALSLPSYAESPGILAHFLAADITPYLLAELLLFAAATLLWAVDGAPGLRAVGRWCKRRADGATTG is encoded by the coding sequence ATGTGGCCCTGGGGACACGCCGCCGTCGGCTATCTGCTGTGTTCACTCTGGATTCGCTCCCGGTACGACCGGCGCCCGACAGCCGGCATCGTCCTCCCCCTGGCTGTCGGGACGCAGTTTCCCGACCTCGTCGACAAGCCACTGGCGTGGACGTTCGGCGTTCTCCCCTCGGGGCGGGCTGGCGCCCACTCGTTGCTCGTCGCCGTCCCGCTGCTGGCGCTGCTGTGGTGGCGCGTCGACGGGACCACGGCGCGGCGGGCCTGGGCTGGCTTCGCCGTCGGCTATCTCGTGCATCTCGCGACCGACGGTGTCTACGCCCTCCTCGAGGGCGATGTCTCCGGACTTACCTATCTATTCTGGCCCGCCCTGTCGCTGCCGAGCTACGCGGAGTCGCCGGGCATCCTCGCGCACTTCCTCGCGGCGGATATTACCCCATACCTACTCGCAGAACTCCTCCTGTTCGCCGCGGCGACGCTGCTGTGGGCCGTCGACGGCGCGCCTGGCCTCCGGGCAGTCGGTCGGTGGTGCAAACGGCGAGCCGACGGCGCGACGACGGGGTAG